Within Agarivorans litoreus, the genomic segment ACGTGCTGAAAATGAACGACAAACAGCTACGGGCTTTTCGCTGGAACGACACCTCGGTGGTATTCCAAAGTGCCATGAACTCACTTAACCCGGTTATCACCATTGGTGAACAGCTAACCGATGTTATTTTAGCTCACAAGCAAGTAAGCCTTAAACAGGCCAACGAAAAAGCCGCGGAGTTGCTATCGGTAGTGGGCATTCATGGCGATCGCTTAAAAAGCTTTCCGCATCAATTAAGTGGTGGCATGCGCCAACGGGTGGTTATCGCTATCGCCTTAGCGCTAGAACCAAAGTTAATCATTATGGATGAACCAACCACGGCTCTAGACGTAGTGGTAGAGCGAGAGATCCTTAATGAGCTTTACGACTTAAAAGAAAAGTTTGGCTTCTCGATTTTATTCATTAGCCATGACTTAAGCTTAATGGGCGAAATTGCCGACCGCATTGGTGTGATGTACGCCGGTAACTTAATTGAAATTGGCGACGCTAAAACGGTATTTAACCAACCTAGCCACCCTTACACCAAAGGGTTGGTATCGTCGTTCCCTACCATTCATGGGCCAAAAGAGCGCTTATATGGGATCCCCGGCGACCCAGTAAACCTGCTCAAATTGCCTAGCGGTTGTAACTTCCAGACCCGCTGTAACGATTGTGTAGAGAACTGTAAAAGCGATGAACCTATTTTGCGCGCACAAGCTAACGGTGTTCATGCTGCTTGTCATATTTTGGAGGTTCAAAAATGAGCGTAGTAAGCGAAAATCAAACCGTACTTGCGGTAGAAAACTTAATTAAAGACTTTCCGATTGGTTTATCGTCTAACCCAAATAACCTAATGCGGGCAGTTAACGATGTATCTTTTGAGCTTAAAAAGGGCCAAGCCTTAGCCATTGTTGGTGAGTCTGGTTCCGGCAAAAGTACCGGTGCTCGAGTGCTAACACGCATCTATGAGAAAAATGGCGGAGACATCCTTTTTAAAGGCCTGCCTTTGGATGAGTATGTAAAACAACATGGTTCGCTAGAATATGCTCGCCAAGTGCAAATGATCTTCCAAGACCCCTTCGGCTCACTTAACCCAGTGCATTCAATCTACCACCACATTGCTCGCCCCTTGCAGATCCACAAGCGCGCCAGCAAAAAAGAACTGCGCAACAAAGTTTACGAGTTGCTGGATTTAGTTGGTCTTTCGCCAGTGGTAGAAACCGCCGAGAAATACCCACATGAGCTAAGTGGTGGTCAACGCCAACGGGTTGCTATAGCCCGCGCACTGGCGGTTGACCCAGAAGTCATCTTAGCTGATGAGCCGATTTCGATGTTAGACGTATCGGTACGCTTGGGCATTTTGAACCTTATGGCCGATTTAAAAGACAAACGTGGCATCAGTTTCATGTACATCACTCATGATATTGCTACCGCGCGCTACTTTGCAGAAAAGACTGCTGTTATGTACGTAGGCCACATGGTGGAATGGGGTAACAGTGACAAAGTAACCCAAACGCCCCAGCACCCTTACACCAAACTATTACTGTCGGCGGTGCCAGAGGCAAGCAAAAGTGGTCGTCGTGAACTAGGCGCCAAAAAAGGAGACATTCCTATGTGGCACCCTAACTCAGTGGGTTGTCCTTTTGCAGCACGTTGTCCAAATGCCCTGGACAAGTGTAATCAGGCATTCCCAGAAGTGACTCAAATTGCCGACGATCACTTCATACGTTGTTTTAACGTTTAATAAGATTTTTTTTGCGCTGCAAAGTAAGCGCTTACACGGACTTTAAGCTAATGAAAGAAGAGAATATGGACACATTAACAAAAGACATCACCGGAAAGTTTGTCTTCATTGATGGTGACAAATACTACCAAATTAAAAACGTTGATCAGATGGCTCCATTTTTTATCAGTGTGGTTTCAGCCAGCGACCATTGGTTGTTCATCTCATCAACCGGTTGTTTATCAGCAGGGCGCATTCGCCCTGAGAATGCTTTGTTTCCCTATAAATCAGTAGATTACATACATGAGAATGCTGAAAATACCGGCAGTAAAACCATTG encodes:
- a CDS encoding ABC transporter ATP-binding protein, with translation MSQALLEINNLSVDYVSPNGIARAVNNVSLSIAPGETLGLAGESGCGKSTLAFAISRLHKAPALIPEGEILYKGQDVLKMNDKQLRAFRWNDTSVVFQSAMNSLNPVITIGEQLTDVILAHKQVSLKQANEKAAELLSVVGIHGDRLKSFPHQLSGGMRQRVVIAIALALEPKLIIMDEPTTALDVVVEREILNELYDLKEKFGFSILFISHDLSLMGEIADRIGVMYAGNLIEIGDAKTVFNQPSHPYTKGLVSSFPTIHGPKERLYGIPGDPVNLLKLPSGCNFQTRCNDCVENCKSDEPILRAQANGVHAACHILEVQK
- a CDS encoding ABC transporter ATP-binding protein → MSVVSENQTVLAVENLIKDFPIGLSSNPNNLMRAVNDVSFELKKGQALAIVGESGSGKSTGARVLTRIYEKNGGDILFKGLPLDEYVKQHGSLEYARQVQMIFQDPFGSLNPVHSIYHHIARPLQIHKRASKKELRNKVYELLDLVGLSPVVETAEKYPHELSGGQRQRVAIARALAVDPEVILADEPISMLDVSVRLGILNLMADLKDKRGISFMYITHDIATARYFAEKTAVMYVGHMVEWGNSDKVTQTPQHPYTKLLLSAVPEASKSGRRELGAKKGDIPMWHPNSVGCPFAARCPNALDKCNQAFPEVTQIADDHFIRCFNV